One window from the genome of Lathamus discolor isolate bLatDis1 chromosome 8, bLatDis1.hap1, whole genome shotgun sequence encodes:
- the CSPG4 gene encoding chondroitin sulfate proteoglycan 4: MEVAEGGCRRVVSLVAAEVTGPSLNSPSLNIVVAAALAWKRWWKHGSVPCPEPEPLLQPWGTPWVPEVALPCCCCCCWPASPRTVTAGPPAGASFFGDGFVEMPLADASRTVRLRLQLYTSQRNGLLFLAAGQPDHLLLQLRDGTLQARLRLGSEEAMLQSPAELQLNNLAVHDVELLVEDGRMTLTIDSLFNSSVDMAGPARELDIQHGLYAGGTGSLDLPYLAEASAPFRGCLHLVTFNGLDVLSPLSSDGSSKTFHRVQEGCSTQFSAEPEEPFGFLGPHSYIAFPTWEAREEATIEFVITTSITQAPLIYHAGLENDFFYLEISNGRLRGFVEKGNGIIVLHNNVFISDEQQHYVKVHTDIHKFEILIDYYASSTSNRGINNYLDLQGNLFIGGMNERALQRLREHHLAFISVWTMTNSSFVGCLEDLRINLQRKSLQDAVVTRDITLGCGKQDHYWEYDEVYEQDEAPTSPPPDAWSGAPGLVVEPCRPDNSFPPAFANISRLLHVSPLIVSEGGTAYLEWKHAQPTVDLSLANIRQSQILFSITNDPRHGQLELDIPGSRSRRKFTLLDIVNRKVRYIHDGSEGPMDQLMLEVTVTAQQGVPECLRQGQMYLLPIMINPVNDAPQVIFPHGNHMTMLKHTRKHLTTDILQVLDDDTSCDDLEFQLHGGQQMEEGYVEYDFHPGVPIEEFSCRDLEAGNVVYVHQSGTNSQLTLQVSDGTVPSPIATLSILAIDPDIHLHNNTGLSISQGGAARITTANLSVETNAVQQRVAILYVLTEPLRYGEVQKQGSMGGEWKKVESFHQQDLEQGRIQYFSTDPEHRLEDSVEKLRFKVQVGQKVLENNTFLIRIKRATIKMKTMVPLQMKNKRHRNITTKELEAMLEDPNSTPVPFHYVIIQAPKKGNLELLGNRLTEGFGFTQEDLQRSHLSYSVTIRNSQQAEDTFQFRVRAGEQHSPVYTYTISIGGDPDAPALTNVLLTVPEGGQAVISKDHLFVQSMNSMDYLYEVIEGPAHGRLAWAASHGWASREEITEFTNDDILQRRLLYQHDDSETLEDDIPFVATRQGEGSAEPEAEEVRGVFRVSIQPVNDHTPVQVVNKVFNVVRNGQHLLTTDDIAFTDKDSGFSDSQLVLARKDILFGSIVSVDDRSHQVYRFTQDDLRKKKILFVHSGADRGWIQLQVSDGLHQTTALLEVQASEPYIRIVNNTGLVIHQGSRGSIDSSVLSLETNMDIRSDEEIRFLITTPPRWGTVLRGEQPVMAFSQRDLLAGEISYRHNGSRNTQDELQFTVEVNEVAVEDTLAISVFLDTHPSPLHIVNHKEIHAFQGEGAGIKEEHLLVTHEEIPPQDIVYLVRSPPASGFLAMLQHDHDSKEQPSLDPIQSFTQEDINSGRVLYLHSKPQEERDQFVVDITASSAEPLEGVVVSLAVLPITIPLDVRNITVPGGGSAALSTGILNIPNPYYTALGVEFMVLEQPRFGILLNSERPVGAGLHSFTWSEVEQQQIQYRQHGPGARTDRFTVLANASEVDRQSQPRTIFITILPRGSKGPRLRVNAGLQLREGATAAISPYVLSAEDEDSPPEEVIYSIQPPANGKVVLRSAPGAEVRRFTQAQINNGLILFMHQGQLDGGFAFDLWDGENLSPGHFFLIRAQREPLISLAKKQSLTVCPGALQPLTSQNLQAVSNSPASSTALYYSIEQAPRLGRLTTAQGEEIRNFTQAQVDSRLIFYQHEMPEKPFWLAQDAIRFRVVAPTTISDSFILLVLISFEAKCPQRSTQLWRNEGLQLPRAQRAEIGTSVLDASNLLSQILAPERAAHDVVFLVTGLPAHGQLLVAGVPLELSQPFFLQSDLAAGRLAYAHGGDSISEDHFRFKAWLRPRVQQSLRPPQEGVVISEAFNITVTTSGIKPLQVVKQQEVLRVPPGSVVTLSQEYLDVAEPWGSPEDMVYSILQRPPAGHVASTHNPQEPIDRFTQADVNAGHVVFVASGSHAPGSLALSLSDGHHPPTLTSLDIEVLPGGSTAASPVLLEVPQDLNRASVSHHHLLGAAGLGAGNALYRITREPRFGQVQVNQKPSRGFSQKQLDRGEVTFTFIDLSSPEDAFQFLAMSRAANRTGVVNVTVRALVKARPGSLWPRGTTALLDTSVLDASELANRTKSIPVFKVRRAPHASRLVKVSRVPGQPSTPIETFSQSELEQGLVGLELLDAGETGQPLQSDSFVFELVAASVPPALASLGYSIEPYNASKAYGVTLLTAPMAPSPPVSQPHGTARSSPNASELGMPPTAWLGPGATTSPSPVEGGTFLSFIEANMFSIIIPICLILLLLALILPLLFYLHKRNKTGKHHVQGTPSSKAKNGAVPDQETFRRTDPNQGIPLTTVNALEGKGTGPPPQGTGAPPDPELLQYCRTSNPPLKNNQYWV, translated from the exons cctcTTTCTTCGGGGATGGCTTCGTGGAGATGCCGCTGGCGGATGCATCGCGCACGGTGCGGCTGCGCCTGCAGCTCTACACCAGCCAGCGGAACGGGCTGCTCTTCCTGGCCGCCGGGCAGCCCGaccacctcctgctgcagctgcgggACGGCACCCTGCAG gcCAGGCTGCGGCTGGGCTCGGAGGAGGCGATGCTGCagtccccagcagagctgcagctcaaTAACCTGGCAGTGCacgacgtggagctgctggtggaggACGGCAGGATGACGCTGACCATCGACAGCCTCTTCAACAGCTCCGTGGACATGGCAGGGCCCGCACGGGAGCTGGACATCCAGCACGGCCTCTATGCTGGGGGGACAGGCAGCCTTGATCTGCCGTACCTCGCCGAGGCCAGCGCACCCTTCCGAGGTTGCCTCCACTTGGTGACATTCAACGGCCTGGATGTGCTCTCCCCTCTGTCCTCGGATGGCAGCTCCAAGACCTTCCACCGGGTCCAGGAAGGCTGCAGCACACAGTTCTCTGCAGAGCCCGAGGAGCCCTTTGGGTTCCTGGGGCCACACTCCTACATCGCATTTCCCACGTGGGAAGCGAGGGAGGAAGCAACCATTGAGTTTGTGATAACAACCAGTATCACCCAGGCACCCCTCATCTACCACGCAGGGCTGGAGAACGACTTCTTCTACCTGGAGATCTCCAACGGGCGCCTGAGGGGATTTGTGGAGAAGGGGAATGGCATCATTGTCCTGCACAACAATGTCTTCATCAGTGATGAGCAGCAGCACTATGTCAAAGTCCACACAGACATCCACAAGTTTGAGATACTGATAGATTACTACGCCTCATCCACCTCCAACAGGGGGATCAACAACTACCTGGACCTTCAGGGGAACCTCTTCATCGGAGGTATGAACGAAAGAGCTCTgcaaaggctgagagagcaTCATCTTGCTTTCATCTCGGTGTGGACCATGACCAACAGCTCCTTTGTTGGCTGCTTGGAGGACCTGCGGATAAACCTGCAAAGGAAGAGTCTGCAAGATGCCGTGGTCACAAGGGACATCACATTAGGCTGTGGAAAACAGGACCACTACTGGGAATACGACGAGGTGTACGAGCAGGATGAGGCACCCACCTCCCCACCGCCAGATGCCTGGTCAGGAGCTCCAGGGCTTGTGGTGGAGCCGTGCCGGCCGGACAACAGCTTCCCACCCGCCTTTGCCAACATCAGCAGGCTGCTGCATGTCAGCCCCCTCATCGTCTCCGAGGGGGGCACAGCCTATCTGGAGTGGAAACATGCCCAGCCAACAGTGGACTTGAGCCTTGCAAACATCCGCCAGTCCCAGATCCTCTTTAGCATCACCAACGACCCGAGGCACGGCCAGCTGGAGCTCGACATTCCTGggtccaggagcaggaggaagttCACCTTGTTGGACATTGTGAATCGGAAGGTCAGATACATCCACGATGGCTCGGAGGGGCCCATGGACCAGCTGATGCTGGAGGTGACGGTGACAGCCCAGCAAGGGGTCCCGGAGTGCTTGCGGCAGGGGCAGATGTACCTGCTGCCCATCATGATCAACCCCGTCAATGATGCCCCACAGGTGATCTTCCCCCATGGGAACCACATGACAATGCTGAAACACACGCGGAAGCACCTGACCACGGACATCCTGCAAGTCCTAGATGATGACACATCCTGCGATGACCTGGAATTCCAGCTGCATGGTGGCCAGCAGATGGAGGAGGGTTATGTGGAGTACGACTTTCATCCTGGAGTGCCCATCGAAGAGTTCTCCTGCAGGGACCTGGAAGCAGGCAACGTAGTCTACGTGCATCAGAGCGGGACAAACTCACAGCTCACCTTGCAGGTGAGTGATGGCACAGTCCCGAGCCCCATTGCTACCCTGAGCATCCTCGCCATTGACCCCGACATTCATTTGCACAACAACACCGGTCTCTCCATCTCCCAAGGAGGAGCTGCACGCATTACCACCGCCAACCTGTCAGTGGAGACAAACGCAGTTCAACAACGGGTGGCCATTCTCTATGTTCTCACAGAGCCCCTAAGGTACGGGGAGGTCCAGAAGCAAGGGAGCATGGGAGGGGAATGGAAAAAAGTAGAGTCCTTCCACCAGCAAGACCTGGAGCAAGGGCGCATCCAGTATTTTAGCACAGACCCGGAGCACCGGCTGGAAGACAGTGTGGAAAAGCTGAGATTCAAAGTCCAGGTGGGGCAGAAGGTGTTGGAAAACAACACCTTTCTCATAAGGATTAAAAGAGCCACCATTAAGATGAAGACCATGGTCCCCCTCCAGATGAAAAACAAACGGCACAGAAACATCACCACTAAAGAGCTGGAGGCAATGTTGGAAGATCCAAACTCCACTCCAGTCCCCTTCCACTACGTGATAATCCAGGCTCCCAAGAAGGGAAACCTAGAGCTGCTCGGCAACAGGCTTACCGAAGGCTTTGGATTTACCCAAGAGGACTTGCAGAGAAGCCACCTGAGCTACAGTGTGACCATCAGGAACTCTCAGCAAGCCGAGGACACCTTCCAGTTCCGCGTGCGCGCGGGTGAACAGCACTCTCCTGTCTATACCTACACCATCAGCATCGGTGGGGACCCTGATGCACCAGCCCTGACCAATGTCCTCCTGACTGTGCCAGAAGGCGGGCAAGCAGTCATCTCCAAGGACCACTTGTTTGTACAGAGCATGAATAGCATGGACTACCTCTATGAAGTGATTGAGGGGCCGGCGCACGGGAGGCTGGCCTGGGCCGCATCCCATGGCTGGGCCTCCAGAGAGGAGATCACGGAGTTCACCAACGACGACATCCTCCAGCGCCGGCTGCTGTACCAACACGACGACTCCGAGACGCTGGAGGACGACATCCCCTTCGTAGCGACCAGGCAGGGCGAGGGCAGCGCTGAGCCCGAGGCAGAGGAGGTGAGGGGTGTTTTCAGGGTCTCCATCCAACCCGTCAACGACCACACTCCGGTTCAGGTGGTGAATAAGGTGTTCAATGTGGTGCGCAACGGGCAGCATCTACTGACAACAGATGACATTGCCTTCACCGACAAGGACTCCGGCTTCTCCGACTCACAGCTGGTGCTGGCAAGGAAGGACATTCTCTTTGGCAGCATTGTGTCCGTTGATGACAGAAGCCACCAGGTCTATCGGTTCACACAAGATGACTTGAGGAAGAAGAAGATCCTCTTTGTCCATTCAGGGGCTGACCGGGGCTGGATCCAGCTGCAGGTCTCAGATGGTCTCCATCAAACCACGGCCCTCCTGGAAGTACAGGCATCAGAGCCCTACATCAGAATAGTCAACAACACCGGTCTGGTCATCCACCAAGGCAGCCGCGGGAGCATTGATTCCTCTGTCCTCAGCCTGGAGACCAACATGGACATCAGGTCAGATGAAGAGATACGGTTCCTGATAACAACCCCCCCGAGGTGGGGGACCGTGCTGAGAGGGGAGCAGCCAGTCATGGCCTTCTCCCAAAGGGACCTGCTAGCAGGAGAGATCTCCTACCGCCACAACGGGAGCAGGAACACGCAGGATGAGCTCCAGTTCACTGTAGAAGTGAATGAGGTGGCAGTGGAGGACACGCTGGCCATCAGCGTGTTCTTGGACACTCATCCCAGCCCCCTGCACATAGTCAACCACAAAGAGATCCACGCCTTCCagggggaaggagctgggatCAAGGAGGAACACTTACTG GTGACCCATGAGGAGATCCCTCCCCAGGACATAGTCTACCTGGTGAGAAGCCCCCCAGCCTCCGGCTTCCTGGCAATGCTTCAGCACGACCACGACTCAAAGGAGCAGCCCAGCCTGGACCCCATCCAGTCCTTCACCCAGGAGGACATCAACAGTGGCAGAGTCCTCTACCTCCACTCCAAGCCCCAGGAGGAGCGTGACCAGTTTGTGGTGGACATCACAGCCAGCAGTGCGGAACCTCTGGAGGGGGTGGTGGTGAGCCTGGCCGTGCTCCCCATCACCATCCCATTGGATGTCCGCAACATCACAGTGCCAGGAGGTGGCTCTGCCGCTCTCTCCACAGGCATCCTCAACATCCCCAACCCCTACTACACGGCTCTGGGTGTGGAGTTCATGGTGCTCGAGCAGCCCAGGTTCGGCATCCTCCTGAACAGCGAGCGGCCCGTGGGTGCTGGGCTGCACAGCTTCACCTGGAGCGAG gtggagcagcagcagatccagTACCGGCAACACGGCCCCGGCGCCAGGACCGACAGGTTCACCGTGCTGGCCAACGCCTCCGAGGTGGACCGGCAGAGCCAGCCCAGAACCATCTTCATCACCATCCTGCCCCGCGGCTCCAAGGGGCCCCGGCTCAGGGTCAACGCCGGCCTGCAG CTCCGGGAAGGTGCCACGGCTGCCATCAGCCCCTATGTCCTGAGCGCCGAGGACGAGGACTCCCCGCCGGAGGAGGTGATCTACTCCATCCAGCCCCCAGCCAATGGGAAGGTGGTGCTGAGGTCGGCGCCCGGTGCTGAGGTCCGGCGCTTCACCCAGGCCCAGATTAACAATGGCCTCATCCTCTTCATGCACCAAG GGCAACTGGATGGGGGCTTCGCCTTTGACCTGTGGGATGGCGAGAACCTGTCTCCTGGGCACTTCTTCCTCATCAGGGCCCAGAGAGAGCCCCTCATCAGCCTGGCTAAGAAGCAGAGCCTCACCGTGTGCCCAG gtgccctgcagcccctcacGAGCCAGAACCTGCAGGCAGTGAGCAACAGCCCTGCCAGCTCCACGGCTCTGTACTACAGCATCGAGCAAGCCCCGCGCCTGGGCAGGCTCACCACTGCCCAGGGGGAGGAAATCAGGAACTTCACCCAAGCCCAG GTGGACAGCAGGTTGATTTTCTACCAGCACGAGATGCCAGAGAAGCCCTTCTGGCTGGCTCAGGATGCCATCCGCTTCCGCGTGGTGGCTCCCACGACCATCTCTGATTCCTTCATCCTCCTCGTGCTGATCTCCTTCGAGGCAAAGTGTCCCCAGCGCTCAACCCAGCTATGGAGAAATGAAG GTCTCCAGCTCCCAAGGGCTCAGCGGGCTGAGATTGGCACCTCAGTCTTGGATGCCTCCAACCTCCTGAGCCAAATCCTGGCCCCGGAGAGAGCTGCACACGATGTGGTCTTCCTGGTGACAGGGCTACCGGCCCATGGGCAGCTCTTGGTGGCCGGTGTGCCCCTGGAGCTGTCTCAGCCATTCTTCCTGCAGTCAGACCTGGCTGCAGGGCGCCTGGCGTATGCCCATGGTGGGGACAGCATCTCTGAAGACCATTTCAGGTTCAAGGCTTGGCTCCGGCCCCGGGTGCAGCAGTCCCTCCGTCCTCCACAGGAAGGGGTGGTCATCTCCGAAGCTTTCAATATAACAGTGACCACCAGCGGCATCAAGCCACTGCAAGTGGTGAAGCAGCAAGAAGTGCTGAGGGTGCCCCCAGGCTCCGTGGTGACGCTGTCCCAGGAGTACCTGGATGTGGCGGAGCCATGGGGGTCCCCAGAGGACATGGTGTACAGCATCCTCCAGAGACCTCCTGCTGGCCACGTGGCCAGCACACACAACCCACAGGAGCCCATCGACCGCTTCACCCAAGCGGATGTCAACGCAGGCCACGTGGTGTTTGTGGCCAGCGGGAGCCATGCCCCAGGCTCCTTGGCCCTGAGCCTCTCCGATGGCCACCACCCGCCCACCCTCACCTCACTGGACATCGAGGTGCTGCCTGGGGGGAGCACCGCTGCCAGCCCCGTGCTGCTGGAGGTGCCCCAGGACCTGAACAGGGCCTCCGTGTCCCACCATCACCTCCTGGGCGCcgcagggctgggggcaggcAATGCCCTGTACAGGATCACCAGGGAGCCAAGGTTTGGCCAAGTGCAGGTCAACCAAAAGCCATCACGGGGTTTCTCACAGAAGCAGCTGGACCGTGGGGAGGTGACGTTCACCTTCATCGACCTCAGCTCTCCTGAAGATGCCTTCCAGTTCCTTGCCATGTCCCGGGCAGCAAACAGGACCGGGGTGGTCAACGTGACCGTCCGTGCCCTGGTGAAGGCTCGGCCAGGCAGCCTGTGGCCCAGGGgcaccacagccctgctggACACCAGTGTCCTGGATGCCAGCGAGCTGGCCAACCGCACCAAGAGCATCCCAGTGTTCAAGGTCCGCAGGGCACCCCACGCCAGCCGCCTGGTGAAGGTCTCCAGGGTCCCAGGACAACCCAGCACCCCCATTGAGACCTTCAGCCAGAGCGAGCTGGAGCAAGGGCtggtggggctggagctgctggatgctggggagaCCGGCCAGCCACTGCAGAGCGACAGCTTCGTGTTTGAGCTGGTGGCTGCCAGCGTGCCACCCGCATTAGCATCCCTGGGGTACAGCATTGAGCCCTACAACGCCTCAAAAGCCTACGGTGTCACCCTGCTGACTGCCCCTATGGCACCCTCGCCCCCCGTgtcccagccccatggcacagCACGGAGCAGTCCCAATGCCAGCGAGCTGGGCATGCCCCCCACTGCCTGGCTGGGCCCTGGTgccaccaccagccccagccctgtggAGGGGGGCACCTTCCTCAGCTTCATTGAGGCCAACATGTTCAGCATCATCATCCCTATCTGCCTCATCTTACTCCTGCTGGCCCTCATCCTGCCCCTGCTCTTCTACCTGCACAAGCGCAACAAGACAGGGAAGCACCACGTCCAGGGCACCCCATCCTCCAAGGCCAAGAATGGGGCCGTGCCGGACCAGGAGACCTTCCGGAGGACGGACCCCAACCAAGGCATCCCCCTAACGACTGTCAATGCCCTGGAGGGCAAGGGCACGGGTCCCCCGCCCCAGGGCACAGGGGCACCCCCAGACCCCGAGCTCCTCCAGTACTGCCGGACTTCCAACCCCCCCTTGAAAAACAACCAGTACTGGGTGTGA